In Flavivirga abyssicola, the following are encoded in one genomic region:
- a CDS encoding AAA family ATPase — protein sequence MSDVKAIEQFVKQYKDLKTEIAKVIIGQDAVVNQILISIFSGGHSLLIGVPGLAKTLMVNTIAQALGLDFKRIQFTPDLMPSDILGSEILDEDRHFKFIKGPIFSNIILADEINRTPPKTQAALLEAMQERAVTVAGHHYKLSLPYFVLATQNPIEQEGTYPLPEAQLDRFMFAINLDYPSFNEEVEVVKATTSDSQAKVNSLFSAQQIIDFQHLIRRIPVADNVIEYAVAMVGKTRPNGDTATDLVKTYIDWGAGPRASQNLILAAKTHAAINGKFSPDIENVQAVANSILRHRIIKNYKAEAEGISESQIIKSLF from the coding sequence ATGTCTGATGTAAAAGCCATTGAACAATTTGTAAAACAATATAAAGATTTAAAAACTGAAATTGCTAAAGTTATTATTGGGCAAGATGCAGTTGTAAATCAAATTTTAATATCTATTTTCTCAGGAGGACATTCCTTACTTATAGGGGTACCCGGCTTGGCGAAAACCCTAATGGTAAATACCATTGCCCAAGCATTAGGGTTAGATTTTAAACGTATTCAATTCACTCCTGATTTAATGCCAAGTGATATTTTAGGTAGTGAGATTCTAGACGAAGACCGTCATTTTAAATTTATAAAGGGACCTATTTTTTCTAATATTATTTTAGCAGATGAAATTAATAGAACCCCACCTAAAACACAGGCTGCTCTCTTAGAAGCTATGCAAGAAAGAGCAGTAACCGTAGCAGGACATCATTATAAATTAAGCCTACCATATTTTGTTTTAGCAACACAAAACCCTATTGAGCAAGAAGGAACATATCCACTTCCCGAAGCCCAATTAGACCGTTTTATGTTTGCAATTAATTTAGATTATCCTTCATTTAATGAAGAAGTAGAAGTTGTTAAAGCAACGACTTCAGATAGTCAAGCAAAAGTGAATTCTTTATTTTCTGCACAACAGATAATAGATTTTCAACATCTTATTCGTCGTATTCCTGTGGCAGATAATGTTATTGAATATGCGGTTGCTATGGTAGGTAAAACGAGGCCTAATGGAGATACAGCTACAGATTTAGTGAAAACATATATAGATTGGGGAGCAGGTCCTAGAGCCTCCCAAAACTTAATTTTAGCAGCTAAAACACATGCAGCTATTAATGGTAAGTTCTCTCCAGATATCGAAAATGTTCAAGCTGTAGCAAATAGTATTTTAAGACATAGAATTATTAAAAACTATAAAGCAGAAGCTGAAGGTATTTCAGAAAGTCAAATTATTAAAAGTTTGTTTTAG
- a CDS encoding LIC_10190 family membrane protein yields the protein MALIFLSWIYILITATNFGILFRKFFGIQNCHIIIHQVLGLFLYTITTSLFAFFIRLHIEYYLGILIINILITFSYRTTLKFYINALVKSIRELKTHYKLLYLFLFFIILAQSSTQPYLLDNESYYIQTIKWLNEYGYVKGLANLHMFLGQNSAWHALQAGLNFPFLSTNFNDLNGFLFVIIGYLAIEKLNNYKPEGSIQDFAFGMILIFSLFLMQFINSPSPDLIIFLLAPYVFYLFIIGYKKINVNDFKIILSLVLFLCFIKVTMGILSILVIILFIKHFNTLKNKILHYFILSGLILILFLLKNAIVSGYLIYPIQSLDILDVDWKQPKVLLEFYNNGTYLAGMNNNADVSTLNLIERFKYWISIPKLHGVFNKIYILFILIFPWFIVRSKDKSSMMVIYTLAILQFIVLWNTSPQYRFFFIFIIFLSIQFFISIIKHKSLGVSLVYLSIIASAIPVFFNINLNTFTNNHFSMALSQFKLKHVVVPEGNSKTVTSFNKHIINGFEFNSPDDDVFFWSTGNGNIPCVNKKQIDYIMYYYNYIPQQRSKNLADGFKSILIEKEMK from the coding sequence ATGGCACTTATTTTTTTAAGTTGGATTTATATCTTGATAACAGCTACCAATTTCGGGATTCTTTTTAGAAAGTTTTTCGGAATTCAAAATTGTCATATAATCATCCATCAAGTTTTAGGACTCTTCCTGTACACAATTACCACAAGTTTATTTGCTTTTTTTATAAGGTTGCATATTGAGTATTATTTGGGGATTCTAATTATAAATATTCTTATTACATTTAGCTATAGAACCACGCTTAAATTTTATATTAATGCTTTAGTAAAATCAATTCGTGAGCTAAAAACACATTACAAATTACTTTACCTCTTTTTGTTTTTTATCATATTGGCACAAAGTAGTACACAACCCTATCTTTTGGATAACGAATCTTACTATATCCAAACTATAAAATGGCTTAATGAATACGGCTATGTAAAAGGTTTGGCAAATCTGCATATGTTTCTTGGTCAAAACTCCGCCTGGCACGCCCTACAAGCTGGTTTAAATTTTCCTTTCCTTTCAACTAATTTTAACGATCTAAATGGATTTCTATTTGTTATTATTGGTTACCTCGCCATTGAAAAATTAAATAACTATAAACCTGAAGGTTCTATTCAAGATTTTGCTTTTGGTATGATCTTGATATTTTCCCTCTTCTTGATGCAGTTTATTAATAGCCCTTCACCCGATCTTATTATTTTTTTATTAGCTCCCTATGTATTTTATCTTTTTATAATTGGGTATAAAAAAATAAATGTAAACGACTTCAAAATTATTTTAAGCCTAGTTCTTTTTTTATGTTTTATAAAAGTAACTATGGGTATTTTATCTATTTTAGTCATTATATTGTTTATTAAACACTTCAACACCTTAAAGAATAAGATATTACACTATTTTATTCTAAGTGGGCTTATTCTAATCTTATTTCTCTTAAAAAATGCTATAGTTTCAGGATATTTAATTTATCCAATTCAATCACTCGACATATTGGACGTTGACTGGAAACAACCAAAAGTTCTTTTAGAGTTTTACAATAATGGCACATACTTAGCTGGTATGAATAATAATGCTGATGTATCAACATTAAATCTTATAGAGCGTTTTAAATATTGGATTAGCATTCCAAAATTACACGGAGTTTTTAATAAAATTTATATTTTATTTATACTAATATTTCCTTGGTTTATTGTTAGGAGTAAGGACAAATCTAGTATGATGGTAATTTATACTTTAGCTATCTTACAGTTTATTGTGTTATGGAACACATCCCCTCAGTATAGATTTTTCTTTATTTTTATTATCTTTTTATCTATTCAATTTTTTATTTCTATTATAAAACATAAATCTCTTGGAGTGTCTTTGGTTTACCTATCAATTATAGCAAGTGCCATTCCTGTATTTTTTAATATAAATCTGAATACTTTTACCAATAATCATTTTTCAATGGCATTAAGTCAATTTAAATTAAAACATGTAGTAGTACCGGAAGGAAACTCTAAAACGGTTACATCATTTAACAAACATATTATTAATGGTTTTGAATTTAATTCGCCAGATGACGATGTATTCTTTTGGAGTACAGGTAATGGTAATATACCCTGCGTCAATAAAAAACAAATTGACTATATAATGTATTACTATAACTATATACCACAACAGCGAAGTAAAAATTTAGCTGATGGATTTAAGTCTATCTTAATTGAAAAAGAGATGAAATAA
- a CDS encoding peptidylprolyl isomerase: protein MQLRYVFTFLLITLILNVKAQSAQKDVLFFVDDSPVYTSEFLRVYNKNLDLVQDESQKDIDEYLTLFTNYKLKLKEARALGLDERPSYRRELSNYRKQLIKSFMTDAEVTDAMVAEAYERISYDVKATHILVKVAENASPEDTLVAYNDIVKLRNRALKEGFEKVRKEVHNGQTVFGEELGYFSGFSMVYKFETAAFNTKTGEMSKPFRTRFGYHIVNVLDKRKSRGERTVAHIMVVEKKGDSLAEKPEVRIQDIYKKINQGEAFDVLAKQFSDDRGSASKGGVLPAFSSGKLGSQEFEDVAFGLNDLEAVSKPFKTQYGWHIVKLIAKKPIPTFEAIRPELEQKVKRDDRSKLIDEALYKSLKEKYHVTNNQSALDYFESILTDDFFKRTWKLPNNFKEDMPLFKIGEKQFFYKDFSNYLLKEQRRGTQKTSLKMVVSKKYNNFLNSSLVKYQEDNLETENEEFAHIVNEYRDGLLLFDLMETTIWNAAKTDSIGVEDFYKTHKSKYVLPQRIDAVVASSSKQKILKKVTKLLKRGMEVDQIKALVNSNDKIEVMFTSGIMDAEHQALPKSFQFKKGISKIHNHNGTFVVVQVNDILEKTQQTLEEVKGTVMSDYQVFKEEKWLKDLSDKYKIKVNQEALNSIKNKIKK, encoded by the coding sequence ATGCAATTAAGATACGTATTTACCTTTTTATTAATTACATTAATATTAAATGTTAAAGCACAATCCGCTCAGAAAGATGTTCTTTTCTTTGTTGATGATTCGCCCGTGTATACCTCAGAATTTTTAAGAGTTTATAATAAAAACTTAGATTTGGTCCAAGACGAATCTCAAAAAGATATAGATGAGTATTTAACTCTTTTTACCAATTACAAATTAAAGTTAAAAGAAGCCAGAGCTTTAGGGTTAGATGAAAGACCATCATACAGAAGAGAGCTATCTAATTACAGGAAGCAATTAATAAAAAGCTTTATGACCGATGCAGAGGTTACAGATGCTATGGTGGCTGAAGCTTATGAGCGTATTTCTTATGATGTAAAAGCGACACATATATTAGTGAAAGTTGCAGAAAATGCAAGCCCAGAGGATACATTGGTAGCTTATAATGATATTGTAAAGCTTCGAAATAGAGCTTTAAAGGAAGGTTTTGAAAAAGTTAGGAAAGAAGTCCATAATGGTCAGACTGTTTTTGGCGAAGAATTAGGGTACTTTTCTGGTTTTAGTATGGTGTATAAATTTGAAACTGCAGCTTTTAATACGAAGACAGGAGAGATGTCAAAGCCTTTTAGAACACGTTTTGGATATCATATAGTGAATGTTTTAGACAAACGTAAATCTAGAGGAGAACGCACCGTAGCGCATATTATGGTTGTTGAGAAAAAGGGGGATTCTTTAGCAGAAAAACCAGAAGTTAGAATCCAGGATATTTATAAAAAAATTAATCAAGGAGAAGCTTTTGATGTATTAGCCAAACAATTTTCTGATGACAGAGGTTCAGCTTCTAAAGGAGGCGTTTTACCTGCTTTTTCTAGTGGAAAATTAGGTTCGCAAGAATTTGAAGATGTTGCTTTCGGTTTAAATGATCTCGAAGCCGTTTCAAAACCTTTTAAAACTCAATACGGGTGGCACATTGTTAAGTTAATTGCAAAAAAGCCTATACCAACATTTGAAGCTATCAGACCAGAATTAGAGCAAAAAGTTAAAAGAGATGACCGTTCTAAATTAATAGACGAAGCTTTATATAAGTCATTAAAAGAAAAGTACCATGTTACAAATAATCAATCAGCATTAGACTATTTTGAGTCCATACTTACAGATGACTTTTTTAAAAGAACATGGAAATTACCTAATAATTTTAAAGAGGATATGCCATTGTTTAAAATAGGTGAAAAACAGTTTTTTTATAAGGACTTTAGTAACTATTTGTTAAAAGAACAGCGTAGAGGTACACAAAAAACATCATTAAAAATGGTTGTTTCGAAAAAGTATAACAACTTTTTAAACAGCAGTTTGGTTAAATATCAAGAGGATAATTTAGAAACAGAAAATGAAGAATTTGCTCATATTGTTAATGAATACAGAGATGGGTTGTTACTATTTGATTTGATGGAAACAACCATCTGGAATGCAGCAAAAACAGATTCTATTGGCGTTGAAGACTTTTACAAAACACATAAAAGCAAATACGTATTACCCCAACGTATAGATGCCGTTGTAGCATCTTCGTCTAAGCAGAAAATATTAAAAAAAGTAACCAAATTGTTAAAGCGTGGGATGGAAGTAGATCAAATAAAAGCGCTTGTAAATAGCAATGATAAAATAGAAGTCATGTTTACTTCAGGAATAATGGATGCAGAGCATCAGGCACTTCCTAAATCGTTTCAATTTAAAAAAGGCATCTCAAAAATTCATAATCATAATGGAACTTTCGTGGTTGTTCAAGTCAATGATATATTAGAAAAAACACAACAAACTCTTGAAGAAGTCAAAGGAACTGTTATGAGTGATTATCAAGTGTTCAAAGAAGAAAAATGGTTAAAAGACTTAAGTGATAAATATAAAATTAAGGTAAACCAAGAAGCTTTAAATAGTATAAAAAATAAAATTAAAAAGTAG
- a CDS encoding peptidyl-prolyl cis-trans isomerase, translated as MGDKIIAYFLLLTTVLSCSFFKKTDEQIPIARVNESYLYYEDIKDLVSDDTSKEDSTLVVQSFINRWATQQLFVDGALLNLSEEKQDAFNKLVAQYKNDLYTKAYIEALVKKNIDTIVNINQAQDYYNRNKEVFKLNEELLKFRYIHVDENIIDFKSIKEKFKRYNDDDRKELDSISIQFKSYSLNDSIWIRLTQIVDKIPVVTAENKNELLKKSNFVQLKDSLGVYLMQINDVLLRNDNAPLEYVKPTIDQIVINNRKLELIRELEKDITKDAIKNKQFEIYD; from the coding sequence GTGGGGGATAAAATCATTGCATATTTTTTATTATTAACAACCGTATTGTCATGTAGTTTTTTTAAAAAAACTGATGAACAAATTCCTATTGCCAGGGTCAATGAATCTTACCTGTATTATGAAGATATCAAAGATTTGGTTTCAGATGATACATCAAAAGAAGACAGCACTCTTGTAGTCCAGAGTTTTATTAATCGTTGGGCAACACAACAGTTATTTGTAGATGGAGCCTTGCTTAACTTAAGTGAAGAGAAGCAAGACGCGTTTAATAAATTAGTTGCTCAATATAAAAACGATTTATACACCAAGGCATATATTGAGGCATTGGTTAAAAAAAATATAGATACAATAGTTAATATTAACCAAGCACAAGATTATTATAACAGAAATAAAGAGGTTTTTAAACTAAATGAAGAGCTCCTTAAATTTCGTTACATACATGTAGATGAAAATATCATTGACTTTAAAAGCATTAAGGAAAAGTTTAAACGTTATAATGATGACGATAGAAAAGAGTTAGATTCTATATCTATACAATTTAAATCTTATTCGTTAAACGACTCTATTTGGATAAGGTTAACTCAAATAGTTGATAAAATTCCGGTAGTTACCGCAGAAAATAAAAATGAACTGTTAAAAAAATCTAATTTTGTACAACTCAAAGATTCATTAGGAGTATATTTGATGCAAATTAATGATGTTTTATTGAGAAATGATAATGCTCCGCTTGAGTATGTTAAACCTACCATAGATCAAATAGTTATTAATAACAGAAAGCTTGAGCTTATTAGAGAATTAGAAAAAGACATAACAAAAGATGCCATTAAAAATAAACAATTTGAAATTTACGATTAA
- a CDS encoding peptidylprolyl isomerase, whose amino-acid sequence MPLKINNLKFTINLKHISVLFITLLVVNVVSSQEIIEEEVKEDVVKEVDSTLTYNAKKVDGVAAVVGDYIILDSDVPREREQITAAGGSIEGVTDCQLLGKLLENKLYAHHAIQDSIQISDAEVRQEVDYTIQQFLQQKPDMDELVKFYKQEDEKGLRDYIFEIIKNNKLSGRMQAKIVEEVEITPEEVRAFFNKIPEDERPFFGTELKVAQIVAKPKVSEEAKQKVIDRLKQFKVDVVENGASFRSKVVLYGEDPGMKQSGYIYTLNRKKPKMVKEFRQVAFSLQEGEVSDPFETEFGYHIIHCEKIRGQEYDVSHVLLFPKVSTEAVKEAKERLEKIRQRIVDGDITFADAARESSDEKETRGDGGQLINPRTQDYNFDLTKMGPEQYAQIQNLKDNEVSQVLTEQDRKGNLSFKIMKVTDRIDEHKASYARDYLKIKELALDEKKIKAIEKWQEEKILDTYIKISGKYRDCEFSGNWLKK is encoded by the coding sequence ATGCCATTAAAAATAAACAATTTGAAATTTACGATTAATTTGAAACATATATCAGTTCTATTCATAACCTTGCTAGTAGTAAATGTTGTGTCTTCACAAGAGATCATTGAAGAAGAAGTAAAAGAAGACGTCGTTAAGGAAGTAGATTCAACGCTTACTTATAACGCTAAAAAAGTAGACGGGGTTGCTGCGGTTGTTGGTGATTATATTATTTTAGATTCGGATGTGCCAAGAGAAAGAGAGCAGATAACAGCAGCAGGAGGATCAATAGAAGGTGTCACAGATTGTCAGTTATTAGGAAAATTATTAGAGAATAAGTTATATGCACACCATGCTATTCAAGATAGTATTCAAATATCAGATGCAGAGGTTCGACAAGAAGTAGATTATACAATTCAGCAATTCTTACAGCAAAAGCCAGATATGGATGAACTTGTTAAATTCTATAAGCAAGAAGATGAAAAAGGCTTAAGAGATTATATCTTTGAAATTATCAAGAACAATAAACTTTCAGGAAGAATGCAAGCCAAAATTGTTGAGGAGGTTGAAATAACGCCAGAAGAAGTTCGTGCATTTTTTAATAAAATACCAGAAGACGAACGACCATTTTTTGGTACCGAACTTAAAGTGGCTCAAATTGTTGCTAAACCAAAGGTATCTGAAGAAGCAAAACAAAAAGTCATTGACCGTTTAAAACAATTTAAAGTTGATGTCGTTGAAAATGGTGCCAGTTTTCGTTCAAAAGTAGTATTGTACGGAGAAGATCCAGGCATGAAACAATCGGGTTATATTTATACATTAAATAGAAAAAAACCTAAGATGGTAAAAGAGTTTCGACAAGTCGCTTTCTCTCTCCAAGAAGGTGAGGTATCTGACCCTTTTGAAACAGAATTTGGCTATCATATTATACATTGCGAAAAAATTAGAGGCCAAGAATACGACGTAAGCCATGTTTTGTTATTTCCAAAAGTTTCGACTGAAGCTGTAAAAGAAGCTAAAGAACGTTTAGAAAAAATAAGACAACGTATTGTTGATGGAGATATTACGTTTGCAGATGCAGCAAGGGAATCTAGTGATGAGAAAGAAACTCGTGGAGATGGCGGACAACTTATTAATCCGCGAACTCAGGATTATAATTTTGATTTAACAAAAATGGGACCAGAGCAATATGCGCAAATTCAGAATTTAAAAGATAATGAAGTTAGTCAGGTCTTAACAGAACAGGATCGTAAAGGAAACCTTTCGTTTAAAATTATGAAGGTTACAGATAGAATAGATGAACATAAAGCCAGTTATGCAAGAGACTATTTAAAAATTAAAGAGTTGGCGCTAGATGAGAAAAAAATTAAAGCTATTGAGAAATGGCAAGAAGAAAAAATATTAGATACGTATATTAAAATAAGCGGAAAATATAGAGATTGTGAGTTTTCAGGTAATTGGTTAAAAAAATAA
- a CDS encoding multiheme c-type cytochrome produces the protein MNHQKISYYLKIASYLIIFLIVFACKKNEYQPKNDIQNKTEHPKFVGKEACIECHKSEYDSWNGSHHEQAMKIADSTTVLANFDNIVFKHKGVKNTFFKRGNDYYVNTADKNGNYQDYKIVYTFGVTPLQQYIVKFPDGAYQCLITAWDTEKNTWFHLQPNLELAHDEWINWTGGAMRWNTACADCHSTNLAKNFDSNTNTFNTSYSEINVSCEACHGPASNHVSFYKNGNTDATLQKLYMGKSLTSKSLVQKCARCHSRRSQITKKFDYEGHFLDHYNPSLLIDPIYEIDGQIRDEDYVYGSFMQSKMYQNNVTCVDCHDAHSLKLKQSGNNLCLSCHEPKYNSKSHHYHPLNTEGAQCINCHMTGKTYMGNDFRRDHSFRVPRPDQSVKYGTPNACNGCHKDKSPEWASKFIDAKYGTKRPDHFSNYLLEGYNDNHEALYTLISQNKFPEIARATALYQYTNNPLSRKEINDVRKFLKDSSILVRNEAVRAFEKIQDKSYHADIEPLLKDSTRLVRITAVKYFNSIGANMVGNNDFNKAEKEYLESLDMSADFASGQHQIGVYNEMKGYTDLAIKAYKRALEIDNRYNVSRMNLALLLYKKGHIEDAKNLYLKVIELEPDYSNSYYMLGLLFNEVGDTKNALKYLAEACDKKPVNIRAFYNYALKLQAENLNQKSIEIINKALVIFPENENLLYVKLIGEINLKHHVEAYNTCSKLIQIAPNNATYKQIFENLKAS, from the coding sequence ATGAATCATCAAAAAATAAGCTATTATCTAAAAATAGCATCCTACCTTATAATATTCTTGATTGTTTTTGCTTGTAAAAAGAATGAATATCAGCCTAAAAATGATATTCAAAATAAAACTGAACATCCAAAATTTGTAGGAAAAGAAGCGTGTATAGAATGCCATAAATCAGAATACGATAGCTGGAATGGCTCTCACCACGAACAAGCCATGAAGATTGCTGATTCTACGACTGTTTTAGCTAATTTCGATAATATAGTATTCAAGCATAAAGGCGTTAAAAACACTTTTTTTAAGAGAGGAAATGATTATTACGTAAATACTGCAGATAAAAATGGGAACTATCAAGATTATAAAATAGTATACACTTTTGGCGTAACTCCTTTGCAACAATACATTGTTAAATTTCCAGATGGTGCTTATCAATGTTTAATAACCGCTTGGGATACTGAAAAGAATACATGGTTCCATTTACAACCCAATTTAGAATTGGCTCATGATGAATGGATAAACTGGACAGGAGGCGCTATGAGATGGAATACTGCTTGTGCGGATTGCCATTCTACAAATCTCGCTAAAAATTTTGATTCAAATACGAACACTTTCAATACTAGTTATAGTGAAATTAATGTAAGTTGTGAAGCCTGCCATGGTCCTGCAAGCAATCACGTCTCTTTTTATAAAAATGGCAATACAGATGCTACGCTCCAAAAATTATATATGGGCAAATCATTGACTTCAAAAAGCCTTGTACAGAAATGTGCAAGATGTCATTCCCGAAGATCTCAAATAACGAAAAAATTCGATTACGAGGGACATTTTCTAGATCATTACAATCCTAGTTTACTTATTGATCCTATTTACGAAATTGATGGTCAAATAAGAGATGAAGATTATGTTTACGGGTCTTTTATGCAAAGTAAAATGTACCAAAATAATGTGACTTGTGTCGACTGCCATGATGCACATTCATTAAAACTTAAACAATCTGGAAACAACCTTTGTTTAAGTTGTCATGAACCCAAATACAATAGTAAATCACATCATTACCACCCATTAAATACAGAAGGAGCTCAATGTATTAATTGTCACATGACTGGTAAAACATATATGGGTAACGATTTTAGACGTGATCATAGCTTTAGAGTACCTCGACCAGATCAATCCGTAAAATACGGAACGCCTAATGCTTGCAACGGGTGTCACAAAGATAAATCTCCTGAATGGGCAAGCAAATTTATTGATGCAAAATATGGTACCAAACGCCCTGATCATTTTTCTAATTATCTTCTGGAAGGTTATAATGATAATCACGAAGCTTTGTACACATTAATATCTCAGAATAAATTTCCAGAAATCGCAAGAGCCACTGCCTTATATCAATACACTAACAATCCATTATCACGCAAAGAAATTAACGATGTTAGAAAGTTTTTAAAAGACTCTTCTATTCTTGTAAGAAATGAAGCAGTACGTGCATTTGAAAAGATTCAAGATAAAAGTTACCATGCAGATATTGAGCCTTTATTAAAAGATTCTACGAGATTAGTAAGAATTACTGCAGTAAAGTATTTTAATAGTATTGGAGCCAACATGGTAGGTAATAACGATTTTAATAAAGCTGAAAAAGAATATTTAGAATCATTAGATATGAGTGCTGATTTTGCTTCTGGCCAACATCAGATTGGGGTTTATAATGAAATGAAAGGCTATACGGATTTAGCAATTAAAGCCTATAAAAGAGCCTTAGAGATTGATAATCGTTATAATGTCTCTAGAATGAATTTGGCACTATTACTTTATAAAAAAGGCCATATTGAAGACGCTAAAAATCTTTACCTCAAAGTGATTGAATTAGAACCTGATTATAGCAATTCTTATTACATGTTGGGCCTATTGTTTAATGAAGTTGGGGATACTAAAAATGCGTTAAAATATCTTGCTGAAGCATGCGATAAAAAACCTGTAAATATTCGGGCATTCTATAATTATGCCTTAAAACTTCAAGCAGAAAATTTAAATCAAAAATCGATAGAAATAATTAATAAGGCATTAGTGATTTTTCCTGAAAATGAAAACCTATTATATGTAAAATTAATTGGAGAAATTAATTTAAAACACCATGTTGAGGCTTATAATACTTGTTCTAAGCTTATACAAATAGCGCCAAATAATGCTACATACAAACAGATTTTTGAAAACTTAAAGGCTTCCTAA